The sequence TAGACATAAATTCCGCGGTGATTTTTCGAGATAATAAAGCCATGCTTATCTTTTAAGATAACAACCACTTTTTCAATCACTGCTGGCACTGCCTCTGGGTGATCAAAAAGCGTATCCACATCAGCCGTCTTATAGTTTTGTTCGCTTGTTTTTTTATTGGCTTTGTTTTCATCTTTTTTAAAAATTTTACTCACAAAGCCTTTTTTTACTGGGCTTGGATCAGTTGAAATTTTAAACTTTAATGCAAAGTGATCTGAGTAAAGGTCGCTCTTTGCAAAGCCTTTTTCATCGACTGCAAAGCTTGGTTTAAAGACTTCAAAACTACCACTAACATAGCTTAGATCGCCATTTTCCATAAAACTAGGCGAAAGTAAAACATGATCGATTGCTCTTTTTTTGCCATGTACTGCGTGAGAATATCTATCTTTTGGCTCAATCTCTTTATAAAGATCATAAAAATTTCTCGTTGCAATGATGTCATTTAGGATGGATTTTTGTCCAAAGGGCGAGTTAAAATCACCCAAAATAATTGCATTTTTCTCTTTACCTAGAGCTGTTCTTAACGTTTTTTCAGCCTTTTTTTGCATATTTATACCATTTTTATAAGTTGGAAAGTGATTTACAAATATGCTAAATTTCTTACCTTCCATCTCAAAAACAACCTTTAAAATATTTCTCGTCTTTACGTTTGGAACTTTAAAAATTTCACTGCCACTTGGCTGCAACTTTGAAATAAGCCCGAGCCCAACAGGCGAATTTTTCTCCTTTGTAAAGCTTATAAATTTATACTCGCTATCACTTACCAGAGCTTTTAAAACCTGCTCATTTTCGATCTCTTGAAGTGCGATAATGTCTGCATTTAGTGCATTTATGACTTGTCTTGTCCTTTGTAGTTTTGAATCAGCCGCCTCGCAGTCCCACTTTGATACGCCTACTTTAAAATCAAGATACTCGCTACCATCATCTTTGCAATCAAATAAATTTTGCACATTATAAGTTGCGATGCTAATTTCACTCGCAAATGCCACTAAAATGGTAAAAAACAAAGCAAAAACTACTCTCAAATCTCACTCCTAAAGTCAAATTCAGCGATATTTTGCCTGATCGCCTCATAAGCGATAATGCCAGCACTCATAGCTAAATTTAAGCTCCTGCCCTCTTTTCCCATTGGTATGGTTATGGCGTTTTTAAAATTTATATCCATAAATTCTCTTGGCAGCCCAGTACTCTCACCACCAAAAAATATAAAATCTCCTGGTTTAAACCTAGCCTCATAGTAAAGCCTATTTGTCTTTGTGGTAGCGAAGAAAAATCTATCCTTGTGGCTTAAGTTTGCTTCTAAAAATTCTTCCAAACTATCCCAAATTTTTGGATTTAAAATTTTCCAGTAGTCAAGCCCTGCTCGTCTAACAGCCTTTTCACTCAGATCAAACACGGTGGGTTTAACGATATGTAGCTTTAAATTTGCATTAACGCACATTCTACCGATAGCTCCAGTATTTTGCGGTATCTGAGGATGAACTAAGACTATGTTAAACATAAGCTTTCTTTGCCTTAAAAAGTGTTATAAACTAGCCTATTTTAGCCAAAATGGGCTTTTAAGAGATTTAAAATTTTTGCTCATTAAGATATTTTGAGATCGCAAGCTCTTCTTTGCGTTTTATCTCTTTTGCGATCTCTTCGTTTTTAAAACCAGCTGATAAAATTTCCGCTACATCAACTTTCGCGTCAAATTTTACCTCATAAATTCCAAGCTTCTTGGCACGCTCTATACGCTCTTTATTGTAAGCTCCAAGCCATGATTTTATAGGCATACTAAGTGCTATTTGCATTAGCCCTTTATCGCTTGGCATATGCTTAAAATAAGGCTCTTTTAAGATGGAAAAATAGCTTTTTGGCAGATGCATTTTCTCTAAAATTTCTTTTGCGTCAAGCTCAAATTTGCCAAACAAAAGATACAAAAATAATCTCTCATCATTCACAAATTTTCTAGCACTCTTAAGATCACTTAAAAACTCATCATCCATAGAAATTTGCATACCAAAAATTTCTTTAAAAAGTCCAAGCTCAAAAAGATAGTAAGCTCCTTTTTCAAGATGCTTTGCGCGAAAAAATTTAATAAGCTCAGTATTTATCCTATCTCTGCTTAAAAACTCTAAACTAAGGCTTTTCATAAGAGCTAGCGTCTCATCGGCTATGCCAAAGTCAAGCCTAGAGCTAAACTGCACGCCACGAAGTATCCTTAGCGGATCTTCTTTAAATTTTTCACTATCAATGTGCCTTAATGTCTTGTTTGCTAAATCTTGCTTTCCGCAGTAAAAGTCTAAAATTTCTCCATTAAAGATATTCATCATCATGGCATTTATCGTAAAATCTCGCCTAAGGCTCGCTATTTTGAGATCGTTAATATAGCTTACTGCAAAGTCTTTGTGCAAATTTCCAGTTTTGCTCTCGCTTCTTGGAAGCCCAATGTCGTAGTTTTTATATTTATAGATGAAGTAGCTTTTACCAACGCCGCTCGCTCCAATGCTAGCCATTAGCTCATTAAATTTAGTAGGTTCAATGTCATAAACTTCGATATCATAATCATAAATTTCTCGTCCCAAGAACGCATCTCTCACGCAACCACCCACGAGATAAACACGTGAAGTAAATGGAGCAAATAGCGATCTAAAAAAGTCTAGCTCGCTATTTTTATAAATTTCATTTTTGATTTTTATCTCATTTTTTGAGCCGTCTAATGGCTTATTTTGAGAGATTTTGGAGTCTATTTTCGATATTTGCAAGGGTAAATTCTAAAAATTTTGTCGTTAGCTCAAGCCTTGAAGCAAGATTTTGTTCATTAGTTTGTTTAAGCCCTTCAAAAAGCACTTCTATGCGCTCAGCAAGGTTTGCTAAGAAAATTTTTTCTTCGCTCACCTCTCTATTTTTTATTGGACTTACTGGCTCCTCTTTTACCTCAAACACTTGCTCATTTTGTAAATTTGCCTCAACTTTTAGCTCATTATTTAGTGCATTTTCATTATTCTCTATGGCCAAAAGCTCTTTTTTTAAATTCTCTCGCTCAAGCTCTTCTTGCTTTTTATTTTGCAGTGCTTCTATTTTTTCAAGCTCAGCGCTAACCTCACTGATTGCCATTCTAGCGATATCATCAAGCTTCATAATCTTATCAACCACCTTTTAAATTCATTTATCTCTTCATCACTTTTCATCCTGATAAAAAACTCTTTCATCTGCTCGTTTTTTATCGCTCGCTCTTTGCGAAGTCCGCTCAGGCGGTTTATCGCGCTAAGGGCATCTTTGTTTGACGGATCTTGCTTTAAGATATTTTTATAAATTTCAAGTGCATCATCTTTTAGCCCCTGAGCTTCGTAGATCAGTGCTTCAGTGATTGTGTTTTTCATTTTTTGATAAATCCTGCGATAACATCGCCTATCTCGCTAGTTGAGCAAATTTCAACTGCGTTAAAAGCAGCGATATCTTTTGTTCTATAACCTTTTGCAAGCGCCTCTTTAACAGCATTTTCTATCGCATCTGCGGCATCATTTTCGCTAAATGCGTATCTTAGCATCATTGCTGCACTTAAAATGGTCGCGATCGGATTTGCTATGCCCTGCCCTGCGATGTCTGGTGCTGAGCCGTGTATCGGCTCATAAATTCCCACTTTACCGCCCATACTAGCGCTTGGCAAAAGTCCTATCGAGCCACAGACCATACTCGCTTCATCACTTAAAATGTCGCCGAATAAATTTTCAGTAAGTATGACGTCAAAATTTGCTGGCGCTCTTACTAGCTGCATCGCTGCGTTATCGACATACATAAAGCTAAGCTCTACTTCAGGATAGCCCTTTGCCACCTCGCTAGTCACCTCGCGCCAAAGCTGGCTTGTCTCAAGCACATTTGCCTTATCGACCATGCAGACCTTTTTCTTGCGAAGCATAGCCGTCTCAAAGGCGATCTTTGCTATGCGCTCGATCTCCATTTTAGAATAAACCATCGTATTAAACGCTCTATCTTCGCCTTTTTCACGTGGCTGTCCAAAATAAAGTCCACCCGTTAGCTCACGAACCACGACAAAATCAACGCCTCTTAAAACCTCTGGCTTCAGCGTGCTAGCATCCACTAGCTCATCAAAAACGATGGCTGGACGTAAATTTGCATAAGCTTCAAGCTCTTTTCTAATCTTTAAAAGCCCGCTCTCTGGCCTTAGATGTCTTGGCAAATTATCCCACTTCTCGCCACCGATCGCTCCAAAAAGCACAGCATTAGAGTTTAGAGCAGAACTAAGAGTCTCATCTGGCAAAGGCACGCCAAATACATCATAAGCTGCACCACCCATAAGCTTATAGTCGTACTCAAATTTTATCCCAAACTCAGCGCTAACAATATCTAAAATTTTTATCGCCTCATCTATGATCTCAGGGCCGATGCCATCGCCTTTTATAACGCAAATTTTATAGTTTTTCATCGCCGCTCCTTAGTTCATCTTCGCTTTTGCGTACTCGATAAGTCCGCCGGCGTTTAGAAGCTCTTGCATAAACGGCGGTATAGGGCTAAATTTATACTCTTTGCCGCTAGTTAAATTTACGACCGCGCCGTTATCTACGTCTATTTTTAGTTCGTCGCCCTCGTTTATTTCGTCCGTTTCTTTGATTTCAAGTATCAAAAGCCCCGTATTAAAGCTATTTCTATAAAAAATTCTCGCATAGCTTTTAGCTATCACCGCACCTGTACCGGCGGCTTTAAGCGCGATAGGAGCGTGTTCTCGAGAGCTACCGCAGCCGAAATTTTCGCCCGCTACGATAATGTCGCCCTTATCTATCTTGGCGCTAAAATTAGGATCGGCGTCCTCCATTATATGTTTTGCTAAGATATTTTCGTCGGAAGTATTTAAGTATCTGGCGGCGATAATTATATCGGTATCGATATTGTCGCCGAATTTCCAAACTTTATTCATCGTTTCGCCTTTTTTAAATTTTCGAGATTTTAGCCAAAAGTAGCTAAATAATTCATCAAACGGCGAATAAAATTTGCGGCCCAAACGGCTAAAGGGCAAGGTAAAGGGCGCTAAACGCCCCTTTTATTTTTTTAAATTTAAAGAGCACCTGCCCAAGAATTTACACGCCGGGCAAAAACCCGTAACGCCGATGATAATCGGGATTAAACCGATTAACGCCCAGTAGCTCTCGTAAAAATACCAAACCGCTACCGTAAAAATCAGCCCCAGTACAACCCTAATAATTCTACTTTTTACGCTTACCATATTTTTACCTTTTCTTGAAAATTTTATAAAGCGGGCAGTAACCGTAATATCCCGTTAAAAGCGGAATTAGTCCGACCGTCCACAACCAGCAGTCGCAAATAAATCCGAAAATAAAAAACCAAATCGCCGCTATAATCAAACGTATAGTTTTATCTAAAACGCTCATTTTATCTCCTTTAAGCTAAAGCTTTTAGCATTCCGTTCATAACCATAGGTTTAAATCCGTAAATTTTAACCAGCCAACTCATGTAGCTCTCTCTAGTAGCGCCGAAGCACTCTAACGTCGGAGCCGTTCCCTCCCAGTCGAACTCTACCATTATAGCCTTGCCGTATTTGGTGATAAAAGGGCAAGCCGTATATCCGGTAAATTTCTCGCTAGGTTCTCGTCCTTTTATCGTGTCGGCTAAATTTTTAGCCAAGATCGGATACATTTTCCTAACGCTAGCCCCCGTTTTGCCGGACGCAAATCCGCAAATATCGCCGATACCGAATATATTTTTAAATTTTGTACTTTGCAGGCTGTATTTATCGACGGCTAGAAAATTTAGCTTGTCGGCCTCTTTGGTTAGGCCGGCGCGAGCTAAAATTTCGCTTCCTTTTTGCTTAGGCGGCAGGTGAAGCCAGTCGTATTTTACGTCGATTAGCTCGGACGCGATTTTGTCTTCGCCGTTTTGCCTATACGCCGTCCAAAACTCGAAAGTAGCGGCATTTGAGCTTTTATCGACGGCTACGATTTGGTGGCGAAGATTAAATTTTATCTTTCTTTTTATCATTATTTGAGTCATCGCCGCGGCATAAGTCGGATCGCCGAAAAGCTTGCCGCCGCCGACGTAAAGATTAACGCTGCCTTTATCGCGGTTGCCGGCCAACCTCAGCCTATCTTCGCTCATGCAAGTTACTTTTTTATTAGCGCCGCTGCATTTCATCGGGGTTTTTTGATCGCAAAATACAGCCGAGCCGCCGTTTTGAGAGATTTTTTTCATCAGCTCGTTGCTCTTTACGGCGCCTTGTAGGGTGTAGACGGAGGATATATTGCCGCTCGTATCGTTAATATCCTCTAAGCTCAGCCCCTTAACGGCTTCAAAATCGTATTCCACGCCGCTTGCTACGATTAGATAATCATACCCAAGCTCGCTCCCGTCGTCTAAGACGAGCAGATTGGCTTCGGGCTTTATCTCCGATACGTTTTTGCGTATCCACTCGGTTCCTTGCGGGATATAATCCACTTTTTCGTAAACGACGTCGCTAGCTTCGTAAATTCCGACGGCGATTAGCGTAAAACCCGGCTGATAGTAAAATTTCTCGTCTTTATCCACGAGAATTACCTTGGCGTTAGGCATATCTCTTCTAAGTTTAGCCGCCAACGCGATACCGCTAAGTCCCGCGCCCATTATGACGATTTTAGAATTTATATCGTCGTTTTCGTCGCCCGTTGCCGAGCAACCGCTCATACCAGCGGCTAGTCCCGCAGCCCCCATTAGCTTTAAAGCGTCTCTTCTTTGCAGTCCTTTCATAAATTCTCCTTTCAAACGAGTTTATGAAATGCTACATAAAAAAGGCCGCTCTCTCCGTAACAAAGTTACCTTAAAACGAGAATCTTAAGAAACAAGCCTTATTTCGCCGCGGCTTTGCGTTATTTGCCCGCTTCTCTCAAGCTCTTTTAGCACCCTAGATACCGCTTCTCTAGCGCTTCCTAGATGATTCGCCAGCTCTTCGTGAGTTATTTTTATAAAATTTTCGTTTAGGTTTTCGATGCTTTGGGATAAAAAATTCATAATCCGCGCCGAAAGCGGCGAAAACAAAGCCTGTTCCATAACGTTTATCGTTCTGGCAAACCGATCGGCTACGATTTTTAGAGTAAAATTTAAAATGCTCGGATATTTTTCTTTAAGAGGTTTGTAAATTCGCGCCGGAATAACGATGATCTCGCTATCTTGCTCGATTTCGACGCTTACTTTATTTTCTAGCGAATTTATAGAACACGTATCGCACAGCACGCAACTCTCGTCTTTAGTTAGTCTAAATATCGTTATTTCCTTTGCGCTAGACGACACGAACGCCCTTAAAACGCCTTTTAGTATAAGGATAAATCCTAAGCAATCGTTTCCGGAGTAAAATATATCGCCCCTTTTTACGGTTTTTAGATACGCGTTAGCAAAGATCGCATTTAGATCCTCGCTTGCTAGATCGAAATTATTCGTAAACCTTTCGCGCAAAATTTCTTTTAACTCTTCGCTTAGCATTTTACCCTTTCGTGACTTCGTTACAAAAATTTAACCTTATTATAGGTAATATTGCATAAAAATTTAATACAAAAAGAAAAACAATGCACGACGTTAAAAAAAACGACTCGCAAAGCAAAATAAAATCGCTTCCGATTATGCTTTTTGCCGGTACTATGGGGATTGGAGGGCTTTGCGCGGCTTATAAGAAATTAAGCGAGATATTTGATTTGCCCGGTGAGATATTCTCGGCGCTTAGAGCGCTAGACTGCACGGTATTTTGCCTACTTTCGGCGTTTTACCTCTTTAAGCTTTTAAAATTTAAAGAAGAAGTAAAGGCCGAATTTTCGCACCCTATAAAGATAAATTTTTTCGGCGGATTTATCATCTCGCTTTTTCTTTTAGCTCTAGCCTACAAAGACGCGCCGCGACTATACTACTCGCTTTTTTACGCGGCTTTAGGCTTGCAAACGATTTTTACGCTTTATGTAATTTCTTTTTGGATCGACGAAAAATTCGATATCGCGATGCTAAATCCAGCATGGTTTATCCCCGTAGTGGGCAACTTACTAATCCCGATCATAGCCGAAAAATCTCAAGCGATCTGGTATTATTTTAGTTTGGGGCTATTTTTCTGGATTATTTTATTCGCCGTTATATTTTATAGGCTAGTCTTCTGCGATAAGTTAGCCGACAAATTCGTTCCGACGCTAGTCATTAAGCTAGCGCCGCCGGCTATGGCGTTTTTGGGATACGTAAAACTGACCGAGCGATTCGACGCTTTTGCGGCGATACTGCTTAATATAAACGTGTTTTTCGCGGCGCTTATACTTTTTTCGTATAAAAGATTTATTAAACTCAAATTCGCCCTATCGTGGTGGGCTTTTACCTTCCCGACGGCCGCTAGCTCCATAGCGTTTTTAAAAGCTTACGAAATTACGCAAAGCGATTTTTACTTAGTTTTAGGCGTCGGCGCTTTTGCGGCTCTAGTCGCTTCGATTTTGATAGTCGGGTTTTTAACGGTTAAATCCATAATAAACGGCGAAATTTTTTCGGAAAAATAACCTTAGCTCAAAAATTTACTTTAGTAATATTCGTAGTTGATTTCTAGCTTTTTATATAGGCCGATTTCCGTTATGTCGCCGTTTTCGTAGTATTTGTCCGCGGGCTTAAATTTGACCGAGGTTTTATGCGTCAAATTTCCCCGCTCGTCCCTGCTTATATCTTTAAACTGCAAGATTTGCCCGATTTTTGCCTCAGAGCCGAAGTAATTTACCGACGTATACTCCATCTCGTCGCCGTTTGCGGCGTAGTAATAAATCCATTTTGAGTTTGGGGCTTGCGTGATTTTTTCGTATTCGCCGTTTGGCTTGCGCTCGAAGCTTATCTCTATGCCGTTGCGCGGCTCCATATTATTTCTATCCGCGTTAAAACGCCCTTTTCGTCGTAGACGTAGCTATCGTCCGTCACTAGCGTCCCGCCGGAATACGCCGCCCTAGCGATCATTTTGCCGTCCTTGCCGTAAGTAGTTTTCTCCGTGCGGGGGTAAAATCTATCCTCCACGTGCTGCTCTTTGGCCGTCGCGACTAAATTTTCGCCGTCAAATTCGTATTCGTAGAGATAAACGGCGCTATCTTGATATTTTTTGCGCACTAGCCCGTCTTTGCCGTACTCAAACAAAACCGAGCTGTTTGGCGCGCCGTTTATATGCTCGGTTTCTTGCACTATATAGCCGTTTTCGTTAAACTCCGTCCGCTTTACGCGCGTATTTTCTAGCGTCCCGGAGCCGTCCGTAGAGTATTCGTACTCCGTAGTCGTCATGCTCTTAACCTCGCCTTTTAGCTCTCTTTTGCTCCAGTCGTTTTGCGGTAAAACGGCCGAGTTTAGATAGCAAACCGCCGATGCCGCCGCTAAAATAGTTTTTAAAATTTTCATTTTTATCCTTTTTCAAATCACGCAAATCCTAGATTAGTTTAGGCTAAATTTCGCCTAATTTAGCCTAAAAGGCGGCAATACCGGTAAAATCCTAGCTTTTACGAGTTTAAATCCGCGCCTGAAACTGACTTAAATTTTTAAGCAAGTCTGAGGCGAATTTTCATTTCGGCAGTTTATTAACTTAAGCTTCGTTTGCCTTTTTTAAAATTTCTCTCATCTCTTCTTCGCTAAGCGGCTCAACCAGTATATTTGCGGCGTCTATGAAGCGATATTTTTCTTTTGGTAAATTTGCCATAAAGGCATTGTATTCGCATTCGCCGAACACGTGCGCGTCCCTATCGTCTACGCCGACTACTAGCGTAAGTATCCAGCGCGAGACCTTGCGCTCTCCTAGAACTTCTTGCGCCTGCCACGAAGGAGAGGGGGCGTAAGGCAAGATAGTCGGTAAATTTTCGCTAAGCGTATATGCGCCAAAAATTTCGCTGCCGTCTTTATCTTCGTATAAATTCTCTCTTGCGCTATAAGCGTCAAGATACTGCACCCGCCTCATCATCTCATCAAATTTAGCCGCAGGGCTAGCGCTTGCAAAAATTTCATCTATCATAACCGCATCAAACGCCACGTCACGCTCCAGGCCAGAGATATAAAGCATTTGATTTTTCTCTTTTGCGTCCTTTAGAGCTTCAAGTCCCCACATTATGTCGGCTTCATAATCAAATTTTAAAATTTGCTCGCTATCGTAAATTTCTTCATTGTCGCGTTCTATTTTCGAGCCGGTTTTGGCTGAAATTTTAGAAAGAAACAAAATCGCCGTCTGCCAGTCGCCAACGCCGCTTGGAGTACAGACCCGAACGATATATTTGCCGTCTTCGTAGCTTAGCTCAAAGCCGCGAGCGCTCTTTTGCCATACGCCTGCAATCATCACGTTTTCGTTTAGCGAAAGCTCGCTCGGCTCGTCATTTTGGCTATTAAAAAAGCAAAATCCCTCTATAAACTCTGAAATTTCGCGCTCGCTTAGCGCCTTTTCATATCCGCCGAAAAGCTTCTTTTTGTTTTTTATCTTAAATGTTACGCTCATAAATTCTCTTTCGCCTACTCTAAAACGTCATCACTTGATCGCACTGCCTAACCCACTCGGACAAGATATCCATGCTGCCTTTCACTTCAGCCTCGAAATAAGGCTCTCCCGCATGCAAACCACACCTCGTTTGGCAGCTACCGCAAACCTTTAACATAGCGCCGCTAGCGTAAAGCTCCTTTAACATCGCTACTAGATCTACGTCGTAGTCTTCCGGCTTTTTGGTGCTATTTCGCGCAAGATCGACCGCGTCGTTCATTAGAAAAATTCTAACCTCTTCGCCTTTTTCTTTTAGCGTTTTAGCTAGCCTTAATGCGTTGTAAGCATTATCGGTACCGTTGTATGGTTGATTTGTAAGTATAAATAGAAATTTTTTCATCTTTTTCTCCTTTTGCCAAAAATGTAGCGCAAACCGAGCAAATTTTAGCCAAGCTATATAAAAAGAGGCTAAATTTATCTAAAAAGTAAAAGTACGCCGATCGTGCAGACGATAATGGCGGTGCAAATTTCAAGCAGCCTTAGGTGCGTTTGTAAAAATTTCTTTAGCATAGCTCCGCCAAGCGCATAGATATTTAGCGAGCAAAACTCGATGAAAACGAGCGTTGCCGTGATCGCGCACATACGAGTTAGGCTAAAGGGATCTTCTTTATCCAAAAATGTAGGCAGTAAAACCGAGAAAAATATCCATGCCTTTGGATTTGTGATGCAAACAATGAGGCCGTTTATAAACATCTGCTTTTTGCTTGGTAAATTTGAGACGTTTGTTATGCTAAGCTCGCCCTTGCCAAAAAGAAGCATTGCGCCAAGATAGAGCATATAAAGGCCTGCGATGATGTTTAATGCCTTAAATGCGTACTCAAAATGATGAAGCATCGCGCCCACGCCAAGCATACAGCAAAATGCCACGAAAGCAAGCGAAAGAAGCTGCCCGGTCATCATAATAAGCGAGTGCTTATAGCCAAAGCCCATACCGATACTCATCGCATAGGTCATGTTGATGCCTGGCATTAGCGAGATAGGAGCAAGAGTGGCGAAAAAGAGTAAGAAGTCCATAAAAAGCCTTGAAATTTAGCTAACAAATATAAAAATTTAAGCTATAGATCAGATCCAGCGATCAAATTTATAGCTTAAATTTAAAAGGCGGACTAAGCCGCCTCTTTTTTAGTGAGTTAAGAAATACTCTTGAATTTTGGCTTTGTCGCTTGTTTTTGTAAGTGCAAGCATCAAAAGCACTCTAGCTTTTTGCGCGTTTAGATTATCGCTTGTTAAAAAGCCGTATTTTGCGTCGTCTACTTCGCCGTTCATGGTCGTCTCGCCACTTCCTACACGTGAGTCGCGAACTACCACTACGCCAGCTTTTGAAGCCTCGCCAAGTGCGTCAAGTACGCTAAAGTAAGGGTTGCCGTTGCCAAGACCAGCGCTGATGATGCCTTTTGCGCCGTTTTTAACAGCTATTTTTACAAAGTCAGGATTGTCATTTGCGTGAGAGTAGATGATATCAACTCTAGGAAGTTCTTTTACGCCCTCTAGGTCAAATGCTGATTTTGCCGTGTGTTTTCTGATCGGATTCATATAGTATTTTACGTTGCCATAAAAGACTGTGCCGATTTTGCCGCTGTTTGGTGATTTAAATGTATCAACGCCTGTTGTGTTGGTTTTGGTTACCTCTCTAGCAGCGTGAATTTCGTCATTCATAGTAACCACAACGCCCTTGCCTACACTATCTTTGCTAATAGCTACATTTACAGCGTTAAATAAATTTAGTGGGCCATCTGCACTTAGTGAGCCACTATTTCTCATTGCACCTACAAGCACGACTGGCTTGTCGCTTTTAACGACTAAATTTAGAAAGTACGCCGTCTCTTCCATAGTATCTGTGCCGTGAGTAACGACGATACCATCGGCTTTGCCGCTATTTAGAAGCTCATTTATTCTATTAGCAAGCTTAAGCCAAACTTCGTTGTTCATATCTTGTGAGCCGATATTTGAAATTTGCTCGCCTTTTATGGTAGCGATCTTGTTGATATCTGGCACGGCTGCGATTAGTTTATCGACTGTAACAGTTCCAGAAGTATAGCTCGAATCAAGCGATCCTGAGCCACTTCCTGCTATCGTTCCACCAGTAGCTAGTATGTAGATGGTTGGCTTAGCAACCGCTAAAGTAGCACCTAAAATCATGAGTAACACCGCCTTAAAGATTAAACGCATTTTAGCTCCTTTGCATTAAAATTTGCAAAGTAATTATAATGCCATTTATTTAAAAAAATTATTAACTTCCAAATTTTATATTTATTTAAAAAATTCTTATCAAAAACATATAAATTCCGGTTGAAATAACTATGCTAAGAAGGGTATTTTTAAATTTTAAATGCATCAAAATAGCTGTAAAAACCGCTACTATCTCGCTTAAACCGTAAGGAAATTCGCTAAATTTCGTATCTTTTAAGCCGTAGCAGACCAAAACGACCATTATCATCATGCCCATATGCTTCTCAATGGCGTCTAAGTAAGGGTTTGGCTTATAGTTTTTCAGTACATAAAACGGCGTTGCTCTCGTTATAAAAGTAGCCAAGGCGCTTAAGAGCACCGCCACAAAAAGTACCGTCTCGCTTGAGCTTACACTTATCAAATTTTATCCTTGAACAAAAGCAAAAATACAAAACAAAGCGCCATTGAGCCAACAAGCACAAATTTGGCTGGAAATAGGCTCACTCCAAGCACGCCAAAAAATGTCGCCGCAAAGAGCACGCGGTAGTTTTTATCATTTTTAAACATTTTAATCACAATAACTATAAAAAGTGCTGTCAAGCTAAACTCAAGCCCTTTTGTATCAGCCTTTATAAGATCGCCAAGTATCGCACCAAGCAACGTTCCAGCCGCCCAGTAAGACCAAGAAAGGATATTTAGCCAAGTAAAGACAAAACTTCGATCACTTGCCTCTTTTAGTCCCGAATTTTTAAATATCGCAAAGGTCTCATCTGTTAGCAAAGCGATGTTTAAAAGCCTAAATTTGATCCCGCTATACTCTTTTAAAAGTGAAATTCCATAAAAAGTATGGCGTAAATTTACTAGA comes from Campylobacter concisus and encodes:
- a CDS encoding AzlC family ABC transporter permease, whose translation is MTFNYVFKLSIPIFMGYFPLGVAFGVLAKSMGVSAFISVALSTLAYGGAAQFMMLSLFSVGTSYVEVFIVSYLVNLRHTFYGISLLKEYSGIKFRLLNIALLTDETFAIFKNSGLKEASDRSFVFTWLNILSWSYWAAGTLLGAILGDLIKADTKGLEFSLTALFIVIVIKMFKNDKNYRVLFAATFFGVLGVSLFPAKFVLVGSMALCFVFLLLFKDKI